CTTTCTGTCTGTTGCGCGACTGTTTTAGTAGAAAAATGTGATTGTATTACCGGAGGAAGTTTtgatttgtgtttgtattttggGATTTTCAAGTTAGGGAATTGGGTAAGAAGTTATGGAAGTTGTGAGTCACTATCAGGAAACCCTGAATAATATGTTAAGGAAAGGCATTGATTATTAGGGTAACTCTACAATGGGGTTCTTAATGATCAGGATCATACAATTTAAGGTGGAGAAATGTAAACCGTTTAAGTGaaagattttaaaaacttaCCGTGGACTTATCTTGGAAAATTTAGAAAATCCTAATCCTGAGTTTAattattccttttctttttctgataaGTTAATGTTCTGATATTGGCTGGTAGTTTCTGACAGCTTGTTTAGTTTTTAACTTTTGCTTACAATGTTTATTGCTAGAAACTAGTACCTAATTTccagttgtgttatttttggcCTTTCTGAGTGAGTGTTAAGCTAAGAAATACATGTTTCACCTATTAGATTGCTATCATTGTGATGCCACTTCAAGAAGATGGGATTAAATAGAAGTTATAATCGTTAAGAATTTTGCAGGTGTATTCATTGGATTGGAGTAATGAAAGGAATCGAATTGTTAGTGCTTCTCAAGATGGTCGGTTGATAGTTTGGAATGCTTTAACAAGCCAGAAAACTCATGCCATAAAGCTGCCTTGTGCATGGGTCATGACTTGTGCTTTCTCACCGAATGGTCAGTCTGTTGCCTGTGGTGGTCTTGATAGCGTCTGCTCTATCTTTAACCTGAATTCCCCAACAGACAAGGACGGAAATTTACCAGTTTCAAGAATGCTTGGAGGGCATAAGGGTTATGTTTCCTCCTGTCAATATGTTCCAGATGAGGACACTCACCTAATCACCAGTTCTGGTGATCAAACATGTGTTTTGTGGGATATTACTACAGGCCTCAGGACTTCTGTTTTCGGAGGTGAATTTCAGTCTGGACACACTGCCGATGTACTAAGGTATAGGTCATTTTCACACTGTGGTGAAGCTAATTCTGTGTATAATCTCATCCTGTTCTAGGAGAAGATAgtattatctaatttttttttttggtaaatgcTTTGAAATTCGATGCATCTGCATAAGctaattattttgtaaattgaACTCAAGAATAAACTTTTTCATGTAAGAGATTCACATGTCGAATTCTTTGATATAGCATTTATAGGCTGGTTATGGGTAGCTCACAATATTTTGGGATTACCCCCATATATGGCTGTGCACCGATTCCGTTCGAGTCAGAAACAGCCCTTCCACCTTCCACTTCTTCCAGAATCGGAAGAGTCGGAAGTGGAAGAGTCAGAAAACTTCCAACTCTTCCGACGTCAGAAGCAGTTTCTGCCCTGCCTCCGCCTCCAAAATGACAGAGGCAGAGTCGGGTGAAAGTGCTGGAATTAAACAGGATTGATTGGGCTTTTCTCTTTGTCTTTCTATAGATGACTGAATTTGCTTCATGAATTTGAAATATCATGTTACACCTGATTGTTTCAAATCCACATATTGGTAATGTtcaaatatatgtataagtaCTTTTCAGTTCAAgccatttgaacaaaaaattcaaatcctAATCACTCTTTAAATGCTTTCATACAAAATGAATTATTAGTGGATACTCATGCAGTTAATTATATGATGAATCCTATGACCTCCAGAACGCTAATTACCCTGGagaattttccttttctcttttgttcaTGAAACTACCACACTGCATCCATATTTGTATCTTGTTCGAGTGATGTTTGAGTTTAGTGAACTTGACTCAAACATTTTTGTTCAAGGCTTGCCGATGGTCTTTGGTCCAAAAGGAATCTCCTCCATCTATACACAAAAGGTGGAGGGTGGGTTCAATCCATCATGAGTGTGAGTGCTAGGTTGTATTTGCCTACGCAAATATTTTCCTGTTCAACGCTTTCTTTTAACTTTGTATTGTATTGCTTTCTCAGTGTCTCGATCAACGGATCAAATTCAAGAATGTTTGTCTCTGGTTCCTGTGATGGTACTGCCCGTTTGTGGGACACTCGTGTTGCAAGTCGAGCAGTGCGGACATTTCATGGTCACGAGGGAGATGTTAATTCTGTGAAGTTCTTTCCAGATGGCAATAGATTTGGAACTGGGTCAGATGATGGAAGTTGCAGGTTATTTGATATCAGAACTGGGCACCAACTCCAAGTATACAATCAACAGCATGGTGATACTGATGTCCCACATGTGACCTCCATTTCATTCTCCATATCAGGAAGACTTCTCTTTGCTGGATACTCAAATGGCAATTGCTATGTGTGGGACACATTATTGGCAAAGG
The sequence above is drawn from the Alnus glutinosa chromosome 11, dhAlnGlut1.1, whole genome shotgun sequence genome and encodes:
- the LOC133882066 gene encoding guanine nucleotide-binding protein subunit beta gives rise to the protein MSVAELKERHAAAMETVSALRERLRQKRLSLLDTDVAGYARSQGRTPVSFGPTDLVCCRTLQGHTGKVYSLDWSNERNRIVSASQDGRLIVWNALTSQKTHAIKLPCAWVMTCAFSPNGQSVACGGLDSVCSIFNLNSPTDKDGNLPVSRMLGGHKGYVSSCQYVPDEDTHLITSSGDQTCVLWDITTGLRTSVFGGEFQSGHTADVLSVSINGSNSRMFVSGSCDGTARLWDTRVASRAVRTFHGHEGDVNSVKFFPDGNRFGTGSDDGSCRLFDIRTGHQLQVYNQQHGDTDVPHVTSISFSISGRLLFAGYSNGNCYVWDTLLAKMVLNLGSLQNSHEGRITCLGLSADGSALCTGSWDTNLKIWAFGGHRRVI